A region from the Aegilops tauschii subsp. strangulata cultivar AL8/78 chromosome 5, Aet v6.0, whole genome shotgun sequence genome encodes:
- the LOC109758858 gene encoding uncharacterized protein isoform X1 produces the protein MSHLIRLWWILTRQVQANRNTGNICIGLECSPLEKGGGCFFSIHQQLRNSCSVCYWVGDRHPRGNRCTFWEHGRQFMHQDGGKILTSETSQHFTILDHRLLHYSSTAKRRVVLVAEGSKDQAEGWMQEGSRTRQHHFQKLYSPPKKGGPGTVVESLHLWPGGPGFKPASLQNYYARVRLSRNSLPQTPPCVGAFSTGYTLFI, from the exons ATGTCCCATCTTATAAGGTTATGGTGGATCCTGACGCGCCAAGTCCAAGCAAACCGGAATACAGGGAATATTTGCATTG GATTGGAATGCAGCCCTCTCGAAAAAGGAGGGGGGTGTTTCTTTTCCATCCATCAACAGCTGAGGAACTCTTGTTCTGTATGCTATTGG GTTGGTGACAGACATCCCAGAGGCAACAGATGCACGTTTTG GGAGCACGGCAGACAGTTTATGCACCAGGATGGCGGCAAAATTTTAACATCAGAGACTTCTCAGCATTTTACAATCTTGGACCACCGGTTGCTGCATTATTCTTCAACTGCCAAAAGGAGAGTGGTGTTGGTGGCAGAAG GTTCCAAGGACCAGGCTGAGGGATGGATGCAGGAGGGCTCTAGAACAAGGCAGCACCATTTTCAGAAACTATATAGTCCACCAAAGAAGGGCGGGCCTGGCACAGTGGTAGAGTCTCTCCACTTGTGGCCTGGAGGTCCTGGGTTCAAACCAGCCTCCTTGCAGAATTATTATGCAAGGGTAAGGCTGTCTAGAAATTCCCTTCCCCAGACCCCACCTTGTGTGGGAGCTTTCAGCACTGGGTACACCCTTTTTATATAG
- the LOC109758858 gene encoding protein FLOWERINGUS T isoform X2, whose translation MSRGRDPLALSQVIGDVLDPFVKSAAMRINYGEKEITNGTGVRSSAVLNAPQVEIEGRDRTKLYTLVMVDPDAPSPSKPEYREYLHWLVTDIPEATDARFGNEIVPYEAPRPPAGIHRLVFVLFKQGARQTVYAPGWRQNFNIRDFSAFYNLGPPVAALFFNCQKESGVGGRRFQGPG comes from the exons ATGTCGCGGGGCAGGGACCCTTTGGCACTGAGCCAGGTAATTGGTGATGTGTTGGATCCTTTCGTAAAGTCAGCTGCCATGAGGATTAATTATGGTGAGAAGGAGATTACAAATGGCACTGGGGTACGATCATCTGCCGTGCTCAATGCACCACAGGTGGAGATTGAAGGTCGTGACCGGACGAAGCTCTACACACTT GTTATGGTGGATCCTGACGCGCCAAGTCCAAGCAAACCGGAATACAGGGAATATTTGCATTG GTTGGTGACAGACATCCCAGAGGCAACAGATGCACGTTTTG GCAATGAAATAGTTCCCTATGAAGCTCCACGGCCACCAGCCGGTATTCATCGGCTTGTTTTTGTGCTATTCAAACAGGGAGCACGGCAGACAGTTTATGCACCAGGATGGCGGCAAAATTTTAACATCAGAGACTTCTCAGCATTTTACAATCTTGGACCACCGGTTGCTGCATTATTCTTCAACTGCCAAAAGGAGAGTGGTGTTGGTGGCAGAAG GTTCCAAGGACCAGGCTGA